Proteins encoded in a region of the Scatophagus argus isolate fScaArg1 chromosome 1, fScaArg1.pri, whole genome shotgun sequence genome:
- the LOC124063814 gene encoding USP6 N-terminal-like protein, producing the protein MKKDIETLIAEERADIILKYATGRQGGVEIDPWEDADYSIYKVIDRFGFMHADELPAPSAHEEKRKQLEVERAEKWLKMAKKWDKYKSSDRMVKRVYKGIPLQLRGRAWALMLDVEATKRDNEGKYEKMKEQARLYSSEIKQIDLDINRTFRNHIMFMDRFGVKQQSLFHVLSAYSVYNTEVSYCQGMSQIAALLLMYMNEEDAFWALSQLLTNQKHAMHGFFVPGFPKLQRFQAHHDQIISKLIPKLKKHLDREQMSTGIYSTKWFLQCFIDRTPFTLTLRLWDIFILEGERLLTAMSYTILKIHKKRLLKMSLEELREFLQERIAQTFFYSDDVIIEQLQASMTELRKMKLDLPPPGKPEELPRKPLGQELPVLLSPVQPSRGKPSSASGFPRESLSLHIISHQPDSISPDQSPSKDPRDLDAVDEDEAPLPSPDPIIIHSQAPLTPDGSPLMGPPPYQPPGSQAAVAVGHSSPPDQEGEGEDADVVSLASTDDSSAATRSAVTADQSSCKVPRTLSAPTAQVASLASGLTPSESLSAAERAEDTYLVQLLEQASALTTNRNPKQVKTEASEETQAPETL; encoded by the exons ATGAAGAAAGACATTGAGACTCTGATAGCAGAGGAACGTGCTGATATCATCTTGAAATATGCTACG gGCAGGCAGGGTGGGGTGGAGATCGACCCCTGGGAAGATGCTGACTACAGCATCTACAAAGTCATCGACCGCTTCGGCTTCATGCA TGCGGATGAGTTGCCTGCTCCGAGCGCTCACGAGGAAAAG CGGAAGCAGCTGGAGGTCGAGCGAGCAGAGAAGTGGCTGAAGATGGCGAAGAAGTGGGATAAATACAAGAGCAGCGACAGG ATGGTGAAGCGGGTGTATAAGGGCATTCCCCTGCAGCTCCGGGGTCGGGCCTGGGCGCTGATGCTGGACGTGGAGGCCACTAAGAGGGACAACGAGGGCAAATACGAG aaaATGAAGGAGCAGGCCAGACTGTACTCGTCTGAGATCAAACAGATCGACCTGGACATCAACAGGACCTTTAGAAACCACATCATGTTCATGGATCGCTTTGGAGTCAA gcAGCAGTCGCTCTTCCACGTCCTCTCTGCTTATTCGGTCTACAACACG gagGTGAGCTACTGCCAGGGGATGAGTCAGATCGCCGCCCTGCTGCTGATGTACATGAACGAGGAAGATGCCTTCTGGGCCCTGTCACAGCTGCTGACCAATCAGAAGCACGCCATGCACG GATTTTTTGTTCCCGGCTTCCCAAAACTTCAGCGATTCCAGGCGCATCACGATCAGATTATTTCCAAACTCATCCCCAAGCTGAAGAAGCATCTG gACAGAGAGCAGATGTCTACAGGGATTTACAGCACCAAGTGGTTCCTACAGTGCTTCATAGACAGG ACGCCGTTCACGCTGACCCTTCGTCTGTGGGACATTTTCATCCTGGAGGGGGAGCGGCTCCTCACCGCCATGTCCTACACCATCCTGAAGATACACAAGA AGCGTCTGCTGAAGATGTCTCTGGAGGAGCTCAGGGAGTTCCTGCAGGAGCGGATCGCTCAGACTTTCTTCTACAGCGACGACGTCATCATCGAGCAGCTTCAAGCCTCCATGACTGAACTGAGGAAGATGAAGCTGGACCTTCCTCCTCCAG GGAAGCCTGAGGAGTTGCCTCGCAAGCCTCTGGGTCAGGAGCTGCCGGTGCTGTTGAGTCCAGTTCAGCCCTCCAGAGGGAAGCCGTCCTCAGCCAGCGGGTTCCCCAGAGAAAGTCTGAGCCTCCACATCATCTCCCACCAGCCTGACTCAATCTCCCCAGACCAGAGCCCCTCCAAGGACCCCAGGGATCTGGATGCTGTGGACGAGGATGAGGCCCCATTGCCTTCACCAGACCCCATCATCATCCACAGCCAGGCCCCGCTTACGCCCGACGGCTCCCCACTGATGGGTCCTCCGCCTTACCAGCCTCCAGGGAGTCAAGCAGCGGTCGCGGTGGGGCACTCCTCACCACCTGAtcaggagggggagggggaggatgCAGATGTGGTCTCGCTGGCCTCCACAGACGACTCCTCGGCGGCCACTCGCTCAGCTGTCACTGCCGACCAATCCTCCTGCAAGGTCCCACGGACTCTGTCGGCCCCCACGGCCCAAGTGGCCTCGCTGGCCTCGGGCCTGACTCCGTCTGAGagtctgtctgcagcagagagggCTGAGGACACGTACCTGGTCCAGCTCCTGGAGCAGGCCTCAGCTTTGACCACCAACAGGAACCCAAAGCAGGTTAAGACTGAAGCCTCAGAGGAAACCCAAGCTCCAGAAACTTTATGA